Sequence from the Levilactobacillus zymae genome:
AAGCATTAGGACGAATTAATTGCCTTGTCTTCATAGAAGATCAGTTATTGCGACACCGCTTATCAATTATTCTTTCGGCACTGAAATTACCGCGCAGCACCTATTACCATTGGAAAAGATATCAACCTAGTCAACACGAACGTGTTGATAATCAGCTCAAAGAAAAAATTAAATTGATTTGGTAGATTGTAAAATTAATCCGAACGCTGTTCGGACAAAAAAGATCAGCTTCCTTTAAAATGGTGTTTACCACAAACCCATCTTTTAGGAGCTGATCTTTTGTCTAGTATAACCTATTCCGAACGAATTAAAATCGAAACCTTTTGTGAACTAGGGCTGTCCAATATCCAAATGGGCGTTCGGCTGAACCGATCACCGTCAACAATTTCTTATGAATTATCTCGATGTCAACCTTATCAGGCTGAATTAGCACAAACAGATGCCGAATACAAGCGATCACGATGTGGTCGGAAAACTAAGCTGAGCGATGAGTTAAAGCAAAAAATTCTCAACCATTTACGTCTAAGCTGGTCACCAGGAATGATTGCTCACGAATTTAAACTAGCTACTAAATCTATTTATAATTGGCTAAATCAGGGGAGAATTGATTTCTCCTTGAATGATCTACCTGAACATGGCGTACGCCAACGGCGTAACGTTGACCAACGATCCAAATATAATCAATCTTTGGGGCGATCAATTGAACAGCGTCCCATGATGATTAATCAACGTAATCGCATCGGCGATTTTGAACTAGATACAGTCGTTGGTCCTCGTGGGCATAGTAAGGCAGTTTTATTAACTTTAATCGATCGAAAATCACGGTTCCTTTGGGCATACCGGTTAAAAGATCGAACGACAGCGAGTGTTAATGAAGCACTGACTAAGTTCCTAACAACTTTTAATGGACCGGTGCACAGTTTTACTGTGGACCGTGGTACTGAGTTTAGTGGGCTAGTATCATTTGAATCACAATATGGTATTAAGACCTATTACTGTCATGCTTATACGCCAGCTGAACGTGGTAGTAATGAACGCTTTAATCGGAATTTACGTTATTTTTATCCTAAGGGGACTCGTTTTGAGCACATTAGTGCTCAAGATTTAACGACGACGTTACTCCAAATTAACCAGCGACCGCTTAAAATACTCGACTGGCAAACACCGTATCAGGTTATGCTGACCAATTTGTCCAAAAATTCGGATTAAATTTGCAATCTACCATTTGGGAAAATAATTATCGTGCCTATGGTTATCCACGAATAACGATGGTGCTTCGCAAGTCAGGCATCTGTGTTGGGTCAAAACGAATTTTACGATTAATGAGGGAAATGGAGATTCACTCTTTAATGAATCGGCGATTTAAAAAACCTGGCACTCATGTGGATCATTCACAACGCCCCAATTTAATCAAGCACCAGCCCAATGCAAGGATATGGCGTGCTGACATTACTTATTTGGAATTACGTCCAGGAACCTGGGTTTATCTCAGTTCTATTTACGAACCAAAGGTTCATCAAGTCCTTGCTTTCAAGATTGGTCGTCAGATGGAGGCGACGTTAGTTGTAGAAACGATTAATCAGGCGCTTGAATGTCATCAAAAGCCACAATATTTTCACTCTGACATGGGTTCACAGTACACCAGCAACGAAGTTGAAACTTTACTTGAACGGCATCAGATTAGCCACTCATACTCAAAACAAGGTTATCCTTATGATAATGGGCCAATTGAAGCTTTTCACTCATTGCTGAAGAGAGAGTTTGCCTTTCAAACAACTTTTTCCAATTTTGAGGACTTGGTAACCCGAACCTCAAATTACATCAGTTGGTTTAATTCCGACAGAATTAGAACGAGTGTTTAGAAAAAGATGTGCCATTTATTGACATAGGAGCATGTTTGTGTGATTGTTGAAATAAAGGAGTAAATTCAGTGGAAAAACATGTATTCATCGTGGGATCAAAAGGGATTCCAGCCAATTATGGTGGTTATGAAACCTTTTTGGAATATTTAACTCAAGGGCAGCAGGACACAGCAATTAAATATCATGTTGCTTGTAAAGTGACCAATAAAACAGCAGCCAAACAGAAGCATTTTATGCATAATCACGCTGATTGTTTTAATGTTTATGTACCGAATATCGGTCCAGCACAGGCGATCTATTATGATGTTGCCGCGCTGAACCAGGCGATTCGCTATGCACGACGTCATCGAATCAAAAAGCCAATTTTTTACATCTTGGCTTGCCGGATTGGACCCTTTATGCGGGGTATTACACGGCGCGTGCATGCAATTGGCGGCGTTGTCTACGTTAATCCCGATGGTCATGAATGGATGCGGGCTAAATGGAGTAAGCCAGTAAGACAATACTGGAAGTATTCCGAAGGTTTGATGGTGAAACATGCCGATCTATTGATCTGTGACAGTAAGAATATTGAAAAATATATTCAAACGACCTACATGCAGTACCAACCAAAAACAACCTTTATTGCGTATGGCGCTGATGCACAGCGGTCAACTTTAGCCGACGATGATGCTAAAATTACTGATTGGTTCCATAAATTCAATATTCGCGCTAACGAGTATTATTTGATTGTTGGTCGCTTTGTCCCAGAAAATAATTATGAAACCATGATTCGGGAATTTATGACTTCAAAATCACAAAAAGACTTGGTGATCATTACTAATGTCGAACATAATCAGTTCTACGATGCGTTAAAAGCTAAGACCCACTTTGAACAGGATCAGCGCATCAAGTTCGTTGGTACGGTTTACGATCAGAACTTGTTAAGCAAGATTCGTGAACTGGCATATGGTTATCTACACGGTCATTCGGTAGGGGGGACTAACCCCTCGTTACTTGAAGCTTTAGCTAGTACTAAGTTGAATCTGTTGTTCGATGTTGGCTTTAATCGTGAAGTTGGTGAGGACAGCGCACTTTACTGGAGCAAGCAGTCTGGCGCTTTGGCTAAGTTGATCGAACAAGCGGATGATTTATCAGCATCTGAGATCGAACAGTTTGATCAAGCATCGACACAACGGATCGCAGATGCTTATAGTTGGCCGTTTATTGTTGGTGAGTATGAGAAAAAGTTTTTGGAGGTAAACTAGTTGAAAATTCTGCATTATTCTTTAGGTTTCCCACCAGAGCGTAGTGGCGGATTAATTCGTTATACGATGGATTTGATGAACGAACAAATTCGGCAAGGCGATGAGGTTTATTATTTATATCCTGGTCATATTAATTTGCTTAAGAAAACAGCATATATTAAAAATGATACCAAGCATGCTAAAGCACACTTTCATCCATACTCATTAGTTAATTCTTTGCCATTACCACTTTTTGGTGGAATAAAAACACCTGAAGATTTTATGCAATCAGTTGATATTAGTATCTACCATTCTTTACTTAAAAAAATTAAACCAGATGTTATCCATGTCCATACTTTAATGGGGATACACAAAGAGTTTTTTATGTGTGCGAAATCATTAAGGATAAGAATGATTTTTACTAGTCATGATTATTTTGGATTAGCACCTGAGCCTACTTTTTATTATCAGGGACATAATTATGATGATAATAATACCATGAATCAATG
This genomic interval carries:
- a CDS encoding IS30-like element ISLpl1 family transposase, translating into MSSITYSERIKIETFCELGLSNIQMGVRLNRSPSTISYELSRCQPYQAELAQTDAEYKRSRCGRKTKLSDELKQKILNHLRLSWSPGMIAHEFKLATKSIYNWLNQGRIDFSLNDLPEHGVRQRRNVDQRSKYNQSLGRSIEQRPMMINQRNRIGDFELDTVVGPRGHSKAVLLTLIDRKSRFLWAYRLKDRTTASVNEALTKFLTTFNGPVHSFTVDRGTEFSGLVSFESQYGIKTYYCHAYTPAERGSNERFNRNLRYFYPKGTRFEHISAQDLTTTLLQINQRPLKILDWQTPYQVMLTNLSKNSD
- the cps2T gene encoding beta 1-4 rhamnosyltransferase Cps2T, with the translated sequence MEKHVFIVGSKGIPANYGGYETFLEYLTQGQQDTAIKYHVACKVTNKTAAKQKHFMHNHADCFNVYVPNIGPAQAIYYDVAALNQAIRYARRHRIKKPIFYILACRIGPFMRGITRRVHAIGGVVYVNPDGHEWMRAKWSKPVRQYWKYSEGLMVKHADLLICDSKNIEKYIQTTYMQYQPKTTFIAYGADAQRSTLADDDAKITDWFHKFNIRANEYYLIVGRFVPENNYETMIREFMTSKSQKDLVIITNVEHNQFYDALKAKTHFEQDQRIKFVGTVYDQNLLSKIRELAYGYLHGHSVGGTNPSLLEALASTKLNLLFDVGFNREVGEDSALYWSKQSGALAKLIEQADDLSASEIEQFDQASTQRIADAYSWPFIVGEYEKKFLEVN